Proteins from a single region of Gossypium arboreum isolate Shixiya-1 chromosome 1, ASM2569848v2, whole genome shotgun sequence:
- the LOC108466348 gene encoding protein MAIN-LIKE 1-like: MPYLELAGFRSAALTRTFDLQNDLMSALVKRWRPETHTFHLSCGECTVTLKDVALHFGIPINGSVVMGVSAIAEPVTLCYSLLGASPDDDEPNFSDLKFTWLKANFEHLSVNATEEELMCAARAYIMHIIGGVLMPNSNNNRVHLQYLPLLADLRNVCSYSWGFAVLAMLYHESDKA, encoded by the coding sequence ATGCCCTACTTGGAGTTAGCTGGATTCAGGTCAGCAGCATTGACCCGGACGTTTGATTTGCAGAACGATTTAATGTCTGCATTGGTCAAGCGTTGGCGCCCGGAGACCCACACTTTTCATTTGTCGTGTGGGGAGTGCACTGTCACTCTAAAGGATGTTGCATTGCACTTTGGGATCCCAATCAACGGGAGTGTCGTAATGGGCGTAAGTGCGATAGCTGAGCCGGTTACACTTTGTTATAGCCTACTAGGAGCCTCGCCCGACGATGATGAGCCCAATTTTTCAGATTTGAAATTTACATGGCTGAAAGCAAATTTTGAGCACTTATCAGTTAATGCCACTGAAGAAGAGTTGATGTGCGCAGCTCGAGCGtacattatgcatattatagGGGGTGTACTGATGCCCAATTCGAACAACAACAGGGTTCATCTCCAATATTTACCTTTATTAGCTGATTTGCGTAATGTTTGCTCGTATAGTTGGGGTTTCGCAGTTTTGGCTATGTTGTATCATGAGTCTGACAAAGCCTGA